GGACGCCTCAGAGCGTTTCCTTCGTGCCAACGGTGACGGCCACGGCCGGGCCGAAGCCAGTCCACCGCTCGGGTTGCACGGTGACGCGCTCGTCGGTCGCCATGTCGGGGACCATGATGAGGCCGTTGCGGGCCAGTGCGGCCTCGGCGAGAGTCCCCTGGGTGCTGGGCAGGACGATCCCGCGGTGCGCCTCTGCTCCCTCCCCGAGTGCGAGGGAGCCTCGCAGTTCACCGGCTGAGCCGAGCAGGTAGAAGACGCCCATGTCCGCGCCGGTGATGTCCTTGGCCCGCTCCAGCATGCCCTCGAGGACATCGTCCTCGGGCGCTCCGGAAAGCAGGGCGCTGGTGATGTCGGAGCTGGCCTCCAGCCAGCGCTCCCGCAGCCGGACCTCCTCGAAGAGCCGGGCATTTTCGATGGCGATGCCGGCCGCGACAGCGAGGGTGGACAGGACCGCCTCGTCCTCGGCGTCGAACTCGGCGCCGCCGCGCTTCTCGGTCAGATAGAGGTTGCCGAAGACCTCCTCGCGAATGCGGATCGGGACACCGAGGAAGGAATGCATCGGCGGGTGGTGGTCCGGGAACCCGTACGAGGCCGGATGCTCGGACAGCTCCGACAGCCGCAGCGGCTCCGGGTGGCGGATCAGCTCGCCGAGGATGCCGTGGCCGGAGGGCAGGTCTCCGATCTGAGCGCGGAGGTCGTCGCTGATGCCGACGGGAAGGAACTCGGCCAGCTTCTTGTCGTCTCCGATGACTCCGAGGGCCCCGTATTCGGCATCCACGAGCACCACGGCGGCCTCGACGATGCCGCGCAGCACCTGCGGCAGGTCGAGTTCCCGGCCCACGGACATGACGGCCTCGAGCAGACCGTTCAGCCGGTCCCGTGTGCCCCTGACCTCGTCGATCCGCACCTGCAGCTCATCCAGCAGTTCGTCGAGCCGCAGTCGAGGAACACCGCTCCGGGTGGGCTGTTCCCCTGTGCTCATGCCCACCTCCGGCCGGAAGCGATGGCGAGATGGCCATCACGTCCACGTTATCCCCGGCCGGATGGACCGGCCTTCCCACTCAGTGGGAGGCCGTTGCGCCGTTCGGCCTCTCCTCGTGCCGCGGCGTGCCGGTTTCGTCGTGCAGGTGCCGGACGTGGGCGTCTGGGCCGGGGAAGAACACGCTGGTACGACCGGTGTCGGACCAGCGCACGTCGTACGGCGGGGTGCCGTCCTCATGATGCAGGGCGATGACTTCGCCGTCACGGCCGGGCTTTCCGATGGTGGGGCCGCCGACGACGATCTGGTCGCCCACCTCGGCGTGGGTCCCGTG
This region of Streptomyces sp. NBC_00513 genomic DNA includes:
- a CDS encoding DUF1918 domain-containing protein, translated to MNASSPADGHGTHAEVGDQIVVGGPTIGKPGRDGEVIALHHEDGTPPYDVRWSDTGRTSVFFPGPDAHVRHLHDETGTPRHEERPNGATASH